CCCCGACCTCGGATTCATCAGCGCCTGTTCGCTCTGACGCTTCAACACTGTCGGAGACGGTTTCGATATCCCACTCGCCTGCTGCAGATTGAGCTTTGGCACGGACAATCACCGGTGCGAACTCAGACCGCCGCGTGCCTTCCAGAACATCCTGCGGCAGCTCTCCAAACGCCTCGCGAGCCTCCCGCGCCCTGGCGTTATTGGCCGCAAAGTCGTCTCGCGCAGCACCGGAATATTTGAAGCGCTGTGCCAAGCCAAAGAGGCTTCTCAGCACATGTGCGCCCTCGTTGAGCCAGACCTCCATATCCCGACGGCCAATCAAAGCCGTGTGATGGGCCAACAACAGACGGCGGGCAAGTTCATCGAACTGCGTCAGTAAATAGACGGCCATGAAACCCAGTTGGGCATTGATGAAGAGCGGCAGCTTTACCGGATGGACGCTAAGGTTGTCACCGATATTCAGGGTCGGTGGTAAGCCCGACATGACCTGATCCAGCTTTTCCTGGATCAGGTTCAGCTCCACTTTGCAGGTCGCGATTTTTTCTTCGACTTGGATGATCCACCAATCGGAGTAAGGATCATCAAGCTCGGCACCGCGCTTCATCTTGTTCATTATCCCGACGAAGCCGCTCAGGCCGATGATGCCGTTCTTACCGTCTGAAGCCGTTCGCCCATGCCAAATACGCGCGGCATGGTGGGTATGTAAAGTGAGGTCCATGACGCTACGGAGCGCGCCGAGGTTGAGCTGGATAGGTTCTGCCACGTTGAAGATCCTGATTGGCTTGGATGCAATCAGTGTCGCCAAGGGGTAGGAAGGTTGTCAGCGCTCAAACTGGATCGGGGTGGGTTCTTTTCGGAGGGCGGATGGTGGGAGCTGGTGATTCCAGTGGAATCATAGTGGCAGTTAGGCACCGTGATTCCAGTGGAATCACTTGGTCTGTATCGGCAATCAACTGCCAAAACGGTCGTGTGCTGTCTCGCCCTTTACCGTTGCCGTGATTCTCTGCGTTGCAGGAGCGAGAAAATTTCCAAGTAGCCGCTCATGGCCAAAGTTGCATTGCAACGTGGCACTTCGCAGAAAATATTTAGCTTAAACAGGCTGTTCAGTACGAATGCAAACGGGTAGTTAACTCGATGCAATCTTGTCGGCGAGCAGACACTGGGACAGTCCATGACAGCAGGGCGGCTCATTAGGCTGCATCGCGCCCGTAGCGAATGGTCAGGTGTTTTCTGCTTCTGACAGGGCCTTGGCCACTACGGCAGGTAAGCTTCCGGGCGCCCTTATACGCATCTGCTTGTTCAAATTAAAACGACCGAACACAACCGTGATGTCAGAAACCGAGACGTCAAACTCTCGGGCGAGAAACTTAACCATGTGGTCAGTCGCCCTGCCTGCTACGGGTGCGGCGGTGACACTAATCTTGAGTTGACTTCCTTTCGCCTTGCCGATGGCATCCTTTTTGGCGCTCGGAGTTCCAAGTATGTTCAGAACTAAAATCTCTCCATCCCACCCACAAAACGAGGACATCTCAAACCCACGCCCGGATGATTTCTTTTTGGTAATTGCTTTTGCTGTCTTCACATGGATCCTGCGTAGGTCGGATAAAAAAAGCCTCACTATAATAGACATCAACGGGTGCAGCCCATTTTGGGCGAACGTGCGCTGCCGCTCTAGAGTGAATTGTTTACGAGGAGGGTGGAAGTAAAAAACGGTTGGGCACCATTGCAGCAATTCCTTTTGCGAACGGTGTTTAGCAGGTTCGAGGGTAGCGCATGGCTTGGAGGAAAGACGAACGCCTGATTCTTGCCAGCCCGGGCTATTGTGACAGGTAGAAGTCGACCCAACGCACCCGATCCGGCTCCTTAGATAGTTCGTGGCGTTTCAGCTCAGCGGCAGTACCCCTCGATGGCTTGGGTAAACTTTTTAGACACGCCAGTTACGTAGAGGCCGGTAATATCGATAACTATGTCCGCGCGGGCATTTAGCTCGCTGAGTACGGGCTGACGGAAGTTTGGGTCCAGGGTTTCAAGATCCTCAGCAGTTGCGCCACGAGCACGAAGTTTTTAGGCGCTCCTGCTCGTCGAGCAGAAGTAGGATAGTGATGTCAGGCTGAATCAGGCTTTTGCCGAAAGCCTCCAGGTCGGCTGACACATCGCGAGCGTTGCATAGGCAAGAGTAGAGGCCCAATAGCGATCCATAAAAACCCATTCGCCACGATCCGCCTTATGAGCTTAGAATTTGAATGAAAAAGGATGTCAATATGAGTGGCAATGCCTCCAAGAAGAGCACCCTTAAGCCCCACCCAACAAAAGATGAGATCGTCCTGTTGCCTGCTTTTGAAGGGCTGCAACTTGGTCAGATCGTCATACTTGAATCACATGATCAGTTTACAAACGCCCTGGAATTGATTCAGGCTGCTGGGGTGGTTGGTTTCGATACCGAGTCGAAACCAGTATTTATCAAAGGAGGAAAGAGCGAGGGGCCACACGTGGTGCAGATCGCCCTGAATGACCGGGCTTATATTGTCCCTATCGGTACCAATCCACCAATTGAGTTCCTGACAGCCGTTCTTGGCTCGAAAGACATCGTCAAAGTCGGATTTGGCTTGAAGTCTGATCGAAGCCACCTGAGGCGGAAGCTTGGAGTTCTGATCCAAGGTGATATAGAACTGACTCAATCACTGCGCGCACTCGGGTATCGGCAACGTCTAGGCGCCAAAGCCGCTGTTGCCGTGGTGCTGGGCCAGAACCTGAACAAATCTAAATCTGTGACCACTTCGAACTGGGCAATGTGTCCACTACAGAAGTCTCAGTTGCTGTATGCGGCCAATGATGCTTTCTCAGCACTGAAGATATTCTTGGCACTTGGCTCACCACTTAAACTGAACCACACCAAAACCAAGACAATTCAAGGTACATTTGCGCATGTGATCAGCCCATAGGCCGCAGCCGAACCAAAGCTGCAGATGGTGATAGGCAGAAACCGGCCAGAAGCGGCCATCGGGCTTGATAAGTTTAATCGAGTAAGCCAATCTGAGTTCCCAACAACACAAACATCAAAAATGATCATTTATACACTCTTAAAAATTTTTGAAACGAAGAACTATGCTGAGGAATTCTTGTCGGGCTCCCTTTACATGAATACATTAAAGTATTTCGCGGAGGAGCACGTGGACAACGCTGGAGAGTTACGCGGCGATAGCTATGAAGGACTCATAGGGCACTACCAGCCTAGCCAAATCAGCACTCTATCGGTTAACGAAATTAAGATTTCAGGAGATCAACTTGCGTCGCCGATCCTAGTGCATAGCAACAACCTGCTCGCTAGTAATGTATTCTGCATGTTCGCCGTGAACAGTGGGGCATGTACAGAGCTATCAGATGAAAATCTCGACATTTTTCGTGAGTCGCTCAAGATCCCCCCAGCATGCCATGGCTTAGGTGCGTACTGCGTCGTGCTACTGAACACATCAGAGTTCCTAGCCAGATGTGATGAAGCTCTCGACAAACTGAATCTGCCGTTCCAACGCTCAATGGTCAACTATTTTGATGACCAAACCTTCCATGGCAGAATCCCTGAAGCTGAGCTTGGATTCCACAAAAGAAAAAGATTTTCTGTACAGCAGGAGTACAGGTTGCGAGTAGATCCGGTAAACGAGCTTCCAGGGCCATTGAGGCTAGAAATTGGGAGCCTCAAAGACATTGCAGTGATTGTGACGCCACAACAATTCAATGACGGACTTCAATTCCACCCTGATACGCTGTCAAACACTGAGTAGCAAAAAACGCTGCCAAAATGTGGGAAGCTTTCATCTTCTGAAATTTTATTTAGCGTCTGCTTCGGGTCATGTTCTGCCTCTCACCAAGGGCGGAAAACGGCAAATACCAGTCTGTGGTGTCAACGAAATGTGGCACGATTCATACCGAAGATGGTTGTGAAATTAGGCGCGATTTAGCTAAAAGCCAGATGAAGGCGAAATTAACAGCAATGGAGCAAGGACGCAGCGTGGAAATTACATGTCCAAAATGCAGCAAGTTTACTAATTTTAATGTTACTGATGCGATTAGCTGCGAACACTGCAAAAGTAGTTTTAGTACACTCCGCCTGGCGGTTAAGACCACTTTGCTCCCGGCTGTTGGGGCGCTAGCCATAGGTGGAGCAATTGGCCACCAATTGGACAGTTTTTTTGAGGCGAACCGCTATCCGCTTGAAATCGAGTACGCCCTTGTCGAGAGTTGCGTGCAGGGTGCGAAGCGGTCTGAATACTGGCGGCAGGCTGAACAGAAATTTGTACTGTGTAGCTGCGCGCTCACGCACGCTCAAAAAAATGTCAATTTCAAAAAATTTAAAGAAGCACCAGCCCAATTCAGGCAAGCCATGACAGCGGCAACTCAG
The nucleotide sequence above comes from Pseudomonas sp. AB6. Encoded proteins:
- a CDS encoding PFL_4669 family integrating conjugative element protein, with amino-acid sequence MFNVAEPIQLNLGALRSVMDLTLHTHHAARIWHGRTASDGKNGIIGLSGFVGIMNKMKRGAELDDPYSDWWIIQVEEKIATCKVELNLIQEKLDQVMSGLPPTLNIGDNLSVHPVKLPLFINAQLGFMAVYLLTQFDELARRLLLAHHTALIGRRDMEVWLNEGAHVLRSLFGLAQRFKYSGAARDDFAANNARAREAREAFGELPQDVLEGTRRSEFAPVIVRAKAQSAAGEWDIETVSDSVEASERTGADESEVGEG
- a CDS encoding DUF167 family protein produces the protein MKTAKAITKKKSSGRGFEMSSFCGWDGEILVLNILGTPSAKKDAIGKAKGSQLKISVTAAPVAGRATDHMVKFLAREFDVSVSDITVVFGRFNLNKQMRIRAPGSLPAVVAKALSEAENT
- a CDS encoding 3'-5' exonuclease translates to MSGNASKKSTLKPHPTKDEIVLLPAFEGLQLGQIVILESHDQFTNALELIQAAGVVGFDTESKPVFIKGGKSEGPHVVQIALNDRAYIVPIGTNPPIEFLTAVLGSKDIVKVGFGLKSDRSHLRRKLGVLIQGDIELTQSLRALGYRQRLGAKAAVAVVLGQNLNKSKSVTTSNWAMCPLQKSQLLYAANDAFSALKIFLALGSPLKLNHTKTKTIQGTFAHVISP